One Capsicum annuum cultivar UCD-10X-F1 chromosome 2, UCD10Xv1.1, whole genome shotgun sequence genomic window carries:
- the LOC107860378 gene encoding pentatricopeptide repeat-containing protein At3g02490, mitochondrial, whose protein sequence is MRNHQRWLLLLLRHHSLSPPHISRNLSNRPPFQVNRSVTSSAIYSRASHILSYQRSTFRNFSTSELAVEHKDSDQIPILNAIFSKPNRTNDEIKLDLESNNVIITHDLVIGGLRSFNTAPDSARRFFNWVTENESERLSSKVYNYMLGILGSNGLVKEFWGMVDVMRGKGYGVSRGTFNRVIERFEKEEMSSDVKKLKELYGSNELVANSSKEACSRVCKLIRGNVWGDDVEKQLRELKIEFTSELISMVLEKLEYEINKALIFFRWIEESGVFKHNEQTFNALARVLGREELSEKFWKLVDEMRTAGFEMERETYIRVLENFVKRKMIKDAVDLYEYAMVGVNKPSSHDCTLLLKKIAVSKELDLDLFKKVLRVFTESGNSLTGANLDAVLKSLTSVDRFGECNKILKAMGDAGFTPSPNQQNKIAFNLGSSGKDKESNEFMNYVESTVSTAKSETWTSLIEGYREAGDLAKASDAFEMMVEKEGPSHAGYALELLVSLYCRKRRAIHAFELVEKMVYQKELPVWHTTYKLLIGKLLAQRGFGEGLHVLHFMLIQGYPPFLDPFIKYLSKTGSADDALAFTSAMTPKKHPSTSVYLNLFEAYFKAGRRSEAQDFLAICPKYIRNHADVLNLFCSMKPQKATDTIRVTA, encoded by the coding sequence ATGCGAAATCATCAGCGATGGCTTCTCCTTCTTCTCCGTCACCATTCTCTATCTCCCCCTCACATTTCCCGGAACCTCAGCAATCGACCTCCTTTTCAGGTAAATCGATCTGTCACTTCTTCAGCTATCTACTCACGCGCATCTCACATACTCTCTTATCAACGATCTACCTTTCGTAATTTCTCCACATCTGAATTAGCCGTCGAGCACAAAGATTCTGATCAAATCCCTATTTTAAATGCTATTTTCTCTAAACCAAATCGGACTAATGACGAAATTAAGCTTGATTTAGAGTCTAATAATGTGATTATCACACATGATTTGGTTATTGGGGGTTTAAGGAGCTTTAATACTGCTCCTGATTCGGCGCGTAGGTTTTTCAACTGGGTTACGGAGAATGAGAGTGAGAGGTTGAGTTCAAAGGTGTATAATTACATGTTGGGGATATTAGGGTCTAATGGATTAGTTAAGGAGTTTTGGGGTATGGTTGATGTTATGAGAGGTAAAGGGTATGGAGTGTCGAGGGGTACGTTTAATCGGGTTATTGAGAGATTTGAGAAGGAGGAGATGAGTAGCGATGTGAAGAAGCTGAAAGAGTTGTATGGTTCTAATGAGTTGGTTGCGAATTCGAGCAAGGAAGCTTGTTCTAGGGTTTGCAAATTGATTCGTGGAAATGTATGGGGAGATGATGTGGAAAAGCAGCTGCGAGAGTTGAAAATCGAGTTTACTAGTGAATTGATTAGTATGGTTTTGGAGAAGCTTGAATATGAAATTAATAAGGCTTTGATATTCTTTAGGTGGATTGAAGAGAGTGGTGTGTTTAAACACAACGAGCAGACATTTAATGCTCTCGCGAGGGTATTGGGTAGGGAAGAGTTAAGTGAGAAGTTTTGGAAGTTGGTTGATGAAATGAGAACTGCAGGGTTCGAAATGGAAAGAGAAACGTATATTAGGGTTCTGGAAAACTTCGTTAAGAGAAAAATGATTAAGGATGCGGTGGACTTGTATGAGTATGCTATGGTCGGCGTAAACAAGCCATCCTCGCACGACTGCACTTTGCTATTGAAGAAAATAGCTGTTAGCAAGGAGCTTGATTTGGACTTGTTCAAAAAagttttaagggtcttcacagaAAGTGGCAATTCATTAACTGGTGCTAACCTCGATGCCGTTCTCAAGTCTTTGACGAGTGTTGATAGATTTGGTGAATGCAATAAGATATTGAAAGCAATGGGGGATGCTGGTTTCACACCTAGTCCTAATCAGCAGAACAAAATTGCTTTTAATTTGGGTAGTAGTGGGAAGGATAAGGAATCAAATGAGTTTATGAATTACGTAGAATCAACGGTTTCTACTGCAAAGTCTGAAACATGGACATCCTTAATTGAAGGATACCGTGAAGCTGGTGATCTGGCTAAAGCCTCAGATGCATTTGAAATGATGGTGGAAAAGGAAGGGCCGTCCCATGCTGGGTATGCTTTAGAGCTTTTAGTGTCCTTGTACTGCCGCAAGAGAAGAGCGATTCATGCATTCGAGCTTGTCGAGAAGATGGTCTATCAGAAAGAACTACCTGTGTGGCATACCACATATAAGTTGTTGATCGGAAAATTATTGGCTCAACGAGGTTTCGGGGAAGGTCTGCATGTTCTACATTTCATGTTAATTCAAGGTTATCCACCTTTTCTGGATCCCTTCATCAAATACCTTTCCAAGACTGGAAGTGCTGACGATGCACTTGCATTTACGTCAGCAATGACTCCGAAGAAACATCCATCAACTTCTGTATATCTCAATTTGTTTGAAGCATACTTTAAAGCAGGAAGGCGGAGTGAAGCGCAGGACTTCCTTGCAATATGCCCCAAGTACATTAGGAACCACGCAGATGTTTTGAATCTTTTCTGTTCCATGAAACCCCAGAAAGCAACTGACACTATTCGTGTGACTGCATAG